A window of the Vespa crabro chromosome 8, iyVesCrab1.2, whole genome shotgun sequence genome harbors these coding sequences:
- the LOC124426337 gene encoding intraflagellar transport protein 56 isoform X2 has product MILSRAKPASSEGSRLSASRTNIPKLEEFLEKRDYIGALTLLEFNSTSGSNLESELWMGYCAFHLGDYKRALTIYENLKKKENVLVDLITNLACCNFYLGMYPEAQKLLEEAPNSKLKTRLLFHLAHKMGNEAKLLEYHQMLHDVLEDQLSLASIHYLRAHYQEAIDVYKRILLDNRDYVALNVYVALCYYKLDYYDVAQEVLQVYLQKFPDSAIAINLKACNHFRLYNGNAAQAEMKQLIGKISSSFTFGHDLIRHNTVVFRNGEGALQILPNLVDVIPEARLNLVIYYLKQDDIKEAYELIKDLEPAVPQEYILKGIVNAVMGQEIGSRDNIKTAQQYFQLVGSSASECDTIPGRQCMASCFFLYRQFEEVLVYLNSIKTYFSNEDNFNFNYAQAQSAAGYFKEAEEAFLMIHNEKYKNDYIYISLLAYCYIMNKKAKLAWELYLKMDTSTESFNLLQMIANTCYKVGEFWYAAKAFDMLERMDPSPEHWEGKRGACCGTFQYIVAEKQPTDLLPEIILLLRNTSNSQVEQIIRVMRKWGKDNRINC; this is encoded by the exons ATG ATTTTGTCAAGAGCAAAACCAGCTTCTTCAGAAGGATCAAGATTATCTGCATCACGTACTAATATACCAAAGTTAGaagaatttttagaaaaacgTGACTACATAGGTGCTTTAACTCTTTTAGAATTTAACAGTACTTCTGGCAGTAATTTGGAATCAGAATTATGGATGGGTTATTGTGCTTTTCATCTTGGAGACTACAAGCGAGCTCTCACTATTTAtgaaaatcttaaaaaaaaagaaaatgttctaGTCGATTTAATTACAAACTTAGCatgttgtaatttttatcttgGGATGTATCCGGAAGCACAAAAATTATTGGAAGAAGCACCTAATAGTAAATTGAAGACAagacttttatttcatttagcACACAAAATGGGTAATGAAGCAAAGTTGCTGGAGTATCATCAAATGTTGCATGATGTTTTGGAAGATCAACTTAGTTTAGCATCCATACACTATCTTAGAGCACATTACCAGGAGGCTATTGATGTTTATAAACGGATATTGCTTGATAACAG AGATTATGTAGctttaaatgtatatgtagCTTTGTGCTACTATAAGTTAGATTATTATGATGTTGCACAAGAAGTTCTGCAAGTGTACTTACAAAAATTTCCAGATAGTGCAATTGCAATCAATTTGAAAGCTTGTAatcattttcgtttatataatgGTAATGCTGCACAAGCTGAAATGAAGCAGCTTATAGGAAAGATATCAAGCTCTTTTACTTTTGGACATGATCTTATTCGTCATAACACTGTT GTATTTCGAAATGGGGAAGGAGCTTTACAAATTTTACCAAATTTAGTAGATGTTATACCAGAAGCTCGACTTAATttggtaatatattatttaaaacaagATGATATAAAGGAAGCATATGAACTTATTAAAGATCTTGAACCTGCTGTTCCACAAGAATACATTTTAAAGGGCATAGTAAATGCTGTAATGGGTCAGGAAATAGGTTCT cgtgataatataaaaactgctcaacaatattttcaattggTGGGTTCTTCTGCATCAGAATGTGATACCATACCTGGTAGACAATGTATGGCATCTTGCTTTTTCCTTTACCGACAATTTGAAGAAGTTCTGGTTTATTTAAACTCAATTAAAACTTATTTTTCTAacgaagataattttaattttaattatgcaCAAGCACAATCTGCAGCAGGTTATTTTAAAGAGGCAGAAGAAGCTTTCTTGATGATACacaatgaaaaatacaaaaatgattatatttacatCAGTCTTTTAGCTTATTGTT atattatgaataaaaaagcaaaacttGCATGGgagttatatttaaaaatggatACATCAACagaatcatttaatttattgcaAATGATTGCGAATACTTGTTACAAAGTAGGTGAATTTTGGTATGCTGCTAAAGCATTTGATATGTTAGAACGAATGGATCCTAGTCCAGAACACTGGGAGGGTAAACGTGGAGCTTGTTGTGGTACATTTCAATATATTGTCGCAGAAAAACAACCAac agATCTACTTCCtgaaataattcttttgcTTAGAAATACATCTAATTCACAAGTGGAACAAATTATTCGTGTTATGCGTAAATGGGGTAAAGATAACAGGATTAATTGTTAA
- the LOC124426337 gene encoding intraflagellar transport protein 56 isoform X1 yields the protein MILSRAKPASSEGSRLSASRTNIPKLEEFLEKRDYIGALTLLEFNSTSGSNLESELWMGYCAFHLGDYKRALTIYENLKKKENVLVDLITNLACCNFYLGMYPEAQKLLEEAPNSKLKTRLLFHLAHKMGNEAKLLEYHQMLHDVLEDQLSLASIHYLRAHYQEAIDVYKRILLDNSKVDERKKNSFMHETDSEVYFITQLKNCRDYVALNVYVALCYYKLDYYDVAQEVLQVYLQKFPDSAIAINLKACNHFRLYNGNAAQAEMKQLIGKISSSFTFGHDLIRHNTVVFRNGEGALQILPNLVDVIPEARLNLVIYYLKQDDIKEAYELIKDLEPAVPQEYILKGIVNAVMGQEIGSRDNIKTAQQYFQLVGSSASECDTIPGRQCMASCFFLYRQFEEVLVYLNSIKTYFSNEDNFNFNYAQAQSAAGYFKEAEEAFLMIHNEKYKNDYIYISLLAYCYIMNKKAKLAWELYLKMDTSTESFNLLQMIANTCYKVGEFWYAAKAFDMLERMDPSPEHWEGKRGACCGTFQYIVAEKQPTDLLPEIILLLRNTSNSQVEQIIRVMRKWGKDNRINC from the exons ATG ATTTTGTCAAGAGCAAAACCAGCTTCTTCAGAAGGATCAAGATTATCTGCATCACGTACTAATATACCAAAGTTAGaagaatttttagaaaaacgTGACTACATAGGTGCTTTAACTCTTTTAGAATTTAACAGTACTTCTGGCAGTAATTTGGAATCAGAATTATGGATGGGTTATTGTGCTTTTCATCTTGGAGACTACAAGCGAGCTCTCACTATTTAtgaaaatcttaaaaaaaaagaaaatgttctaGTCGATTTAATTACAAACTTAGCatgttgtaatttttatcttgGGATGTATCCGGAAGCACAAAAATTATTGGAAGAAGCACCTAATAGTAAATTGAAGACAagacttttatttcatttagcACACAAAATGGGTAATGAAGCAAAGTTGCTGGAGTATCATCAAATGTTGCATGATGTTTTGGAAGATCAACTTAGTTTAGCATCCATACACTATCTTAGAGCACATTACCAGGAGGCTATTGATGTTTATAAACGGATATTGCTTGATAACAG CAAAgtggatgaaagaaaaaaaaacagttttATGCATGAAACTGATTCagaagtatattttattacacaattaaaaaattgcaG AGATTATGTAGctttaaatgtatatgtagCTTTGTGCTACTATAAGTTAGATTATTATGATGTTGCACAAGAAGTTCTGCAAGTGTACTTACAAAAATTTCCAGATAGTGCAATTGCAATCAATTTGAAAGCTTGTAatcattttcgtttatataatgGTAATGCTGCACAAGCTGAAATGAAGCAGCTTATAGGAAAGATATCAAGCTCTTTTACTTTTGGACATGATCTTATTCGTCATAACACTGTT GTATTTCGAAATGGGGAAGGAGCTTTACAAATTTTACCAAATTTAGTAGATGTTATACCAGAAGCTCGACTTAATttggtaatatattatttaaaacaagATGATATAAAGGAAGCATATGAACTTATTAAAGATCTTGAACCTGCTGTTCCACAAGAATACATTTTAAAGGGCATAGTAAATGCTGTAATGGGTCAGGAAATAGGTTCT cgtgataatataaaaactgctcaacaatattttcaattggTGGGTTCTTCTGCATCAGAATGTGATACCATACCTGGTAGACAATGTATGGCATCTTGCTTTTTCCTTTACCGACAATTTGAAGAAGTTCTGGTTTATTTAAACTCAATTAAAACTTATTTTTCTAacgaagataattttaattttaattatgcaCAAGCACAATCTGCAGCAGGTTATTTTAAAGAGGCAGAAGAAGCTTTCTTGATGATACacaatgaaaaatacaaaaatgattatatttacatCAGTCTTTTAGCTTATTGTT atattatgaataaaaaagcaaaacttGCATGGgagttatatttaaaaatggatACATCAACagaatcatttaatttattgcaAATGATTGCGAATACTTGTTACAAAGTAGGTGAATTTTGGTATGCTGCTAAAGCATTTGATATGTTAGAACGAATGGATCCTAGTCCAGAACACTGGGAGGGTAAACGTGGAGCTTGTTGTGGTACATTTCAATATATTGTCGCAGAAAAACAACCAac agATCTACTTCCtgaaataattcttttgcTTAGAAATACATCTAATTCACAAGTGGAACAAATTATTCGTGTTATGCGTAAATGGGGTAAAGATAACAGGATTAATTGTTAA
- the LOC124426341 gene encoding cytosolic Fe-S cluster assembly factor NUBP2 homolog produces MLEGVKHVVLVLSGKGGVGKSTISTQLALALKESGFKVGLLDVDLCGPSVPYLLNLEDKDVHQSSDGWVPVFADTEQRLSVMSIGFLLKNQNDSVIWRGPKKTAMIKQFLTDVVWENIDYLIIDTPPGTSDEHITVMENLKNVKCDGAILITTPQAVAVDDVLREVTFCRKTGIPIIGIVENMSGFVCPSCEECTNIFSSGGGTALSEMVNIPFLVKVPIDPQVGRLQDKAQSVLVTLPNSQVAQVFRKLVEELTKSKEA; encoded by the exons ATGTTAGAAGGAGTGAAACACGTGGTATTAGTCCTTTCTGGAAAAGGCGGCGTAGGCAAATCTACTATTAGTACACAACTGGCCCTTGCGCTTAAAGAATCTGGATTTAAA GTTGGCTTGTTGGATGTAGATCTTTGTGGTCCCAGTGTACCATATCTATTAAACTTAGAGGATAAAGATGTACATCAATCATCTGATGG ATGGGTACCAGTATTTGCTGATACAGAGCAGAGACTATCTGTTATGTCAATCggttttttattaaaaaatcaaaatgacAGCGTAATCTGGCGTGGTCCTAAAAAAACAGCTATGATTAAGCAATTTTTAACAGATGTAGTATGGGAAAATATTGATTACTTAATTATTGATACACCACCTGGTACTTCAGATGAACATATCACAGTGATGGAAAACTTAAA AAATGTTAAATGTGATGGTGCAATTCTAATTACGACTCCTCAAGCAGTTGCAGTTGATGATGTCTTGAGAGAAGTTACATTTTGTAGAAAAACTGGGATTCCTATAATTGGTATCGTGGAAAATATGAGTGGTTTTGTTTGTCCATCTTGTGAA gagtgtacaaatatattttcatcggGTGGAGGAACAGCTCTTTCAGAAATGGTAAATATACCATTTTTAGTTAAGGTACCTATAGATCCTCAAGTTGGTAGATTACAAGATAAAGCTCAAAGTGTTTTAGTTACTCTTCCCAATAGTCAAGTTGCGCAAGTATTTCGAAAATTAGTTGAAGAACTTACTAAAAGTAAGGAAGCTTGA
- the LOC124426338 gene encoding uridine 5'-monophosphate synthase isoform X2, with translation MQDQLKELAVALYDIGAVKFGEFITKVGLKTPIYFDLRVMIAYPQIMSRLAKALWQLAKTQTDTIQLCGVPYTALPLATLISAEYNMPMLIKRKEAKNYGTKNLIEGNFKSGDHCIIIEDVVTSGSSVLETIYALKEEGLIVTEVLVVIDREQGGRKNLENKGIKMRSLYDVTLLMDCLLDYGKVTPEIVKDVANYLKSCQAPIPSLSVNIVNERLNTPFSIRANQTKNAVASKLFQLMETKQSTLCLAADLTKINSILELVELAGPHIVILKIHVDIIEDFSFDFLKRLKELAKQHEFLIMEDRKFADIVHPIAGPAIIDGLQSALNGIIEPRGIFMVAEMSAKNALTTGDYVQRAVSISKESDMVIGLVCQSDIIPNLGMLQLTPGVKLHNNCDNLGQQYNTPESVVNSGADIVVVGRGIIEATDQLGAILEYKQQLWIAYKKRLLR, from the exons atgcaaGACCAATTAAAAGAGTTGGCAGTAGCCTTATATGATATTGGAGCTGTAAAGTTTGGAGAATTTATAACCAAAGTTGGTCTGAAGACAcctatatattttgatttacgTGTTATGATAGCATATCCTCAAATAAtg TCTAGATTAGCAAAAGCTCTTTGGCAATTAGCAAAGACTCAAACTGATACAATTCAACTTTGTGGGGTACCTTATACTGCTCTTCCATTAGCTACTTTAATTTCAGCAGAATATAATATGCCAATGTTgattaagagaaaagaagctAAGAATTATGGTACAAAAAATCTTATAGAGGGTAACTTTAAATCAGGCGATCACTGCATAATAATTGAAGATGTAGTTACAAGTGGAAGTAGTGTTTTAGAAACTATATATGCTTTAAAAGAGGAAGGCTTAATTGTAACTGAAGTTTTGGTGGTAATTGATAGGGAACAGGGTGGAAGGAAAAACctagaaaataaaggaatcaAAATGCGAAGTCTTTATGATGTAACTTTATTAATGGATTGCTTGTTAGATTATGGCAAAGTTACACCAGAAATTGTAAAAGATGTagcaaattatttaaaatcgtgTCAAGCACCAATTCCTTCTTTATCag TGAATATAGTGAACGAAAGATTGAACACACCATTTAGTATACGTGCAAATCAAACCAAAAACGCAGTGGCTTCTAAATTGTTTCAATTAATGGAGACAAAACAATCTACTTTATGTTTGGCAGCTGAtttgacaaaaataaattctattttagAATTGGTCGAACTTGCTGGACCACATAtcgtgattttaaaaatacatgTAGATATCAtagaagatttttcttttgattttttgaaACGTCTAAAGGAATTAGCAAAGCAACACGAATTTCTGATTATGGAAGACAGAAAATTTGCAGACATTG TACATCCAATTGCTGGACCTGCTATTATAGATGGCTTGCAAAGTGCCTTAAATGGTATTATTGAACCACGTGGTATTTTTATGGTTGCTGAAATGTCTGCAAAAAATGCTTTAACTACTGGAGATTATGTACAAAGGGCAGTGTCAATTTCTAAAGAATCTGACATGGTAATTGGTCTAGTATGTCAATCAGATATTATTCCAAACTTAGGAATGCTTCAATTAACACCTGGTGTTAAGTTACACAACAATTGTGATAACTTAGGTCAACAATACAACACACCTGAATCAGTTGTTAATTCGGGTGCTGATATAGTCGTTGTTGGTAGGGGAATTATTGAAGCAACGGATCAATTAGGTGCTATATTAGAGTACAAACAACAGCTTTGGATAGCTTATAAGAAAAGATTATTGAGATAA
- the LOC124426338 gene encoding uridine 5'-monophosphate synthase isoform X1 codes for MQDQLKELAVALYDIGAVKFGEFITKVGLKTPIYFDLRVMIAYPQIMSRLAKALWQLAKTQTDTIQLCGVPYTALPLATLISAEYNMPMLIKRKEAKNYGTKNLIEGNFKSGDHCIIIEDVVTSGSSVLETIYALKEEGLIVTEVLVVIDREQGGRKNLENKGIKMRSLYDVTLLMDCLLDYGKVTPEIVKDVANYLKSCQAPIPSLSVNIVNERLNTPFSIRANQTKNAVASKLFQLMETKQSTLCLAADLTKINSILELVELAGPHIVILKIHVDIIEDFSFDFLKRLKELAKQHEFLIMEDRKFADIGNTVLLQYKNGIYKIAEWADIITVHPIAGPAIIDGLQSALNGIIEPRGIFMVAEMSAKNALTTGDYVQRAVSISKESDMVIGLVCQSDIIPNLGMLQLTPGVKLHNNCDNLGQQYNTPESVVNSGADIVVVGRGIIEATDQLGAILEYKQQLWIAYKKRLLR; via the exons atgcaaGACCAATTAAAAGAGTTGGCAGTAGCCTTATATGATATTGGAGCTGTAAAGTTTGGAGAATTTATAACCAAAGTTGGTCTGAAGACAcctatatattttgatttacgTGTTATGATAGCATATCCTCAAATAAtg TCTAGATTAGCAAAAGCTCTTTGGCAATTAGCAAAGACTCAAACTGATACAATTCAACTTTGTGGGGTACCTTATACTGCTCTTCCATTAGCTACTTTAATTTCAGCAGAATATAATATGCCAATGTTgattaagagaaaagaagctAAGAATTATGGTACAAAAAATCTTATAGAGGGTAACTTTAAATCAGGCGATCACTGCATAATAATTGAAGATGTAGTTACAAGTGGAAGTAGTGTTTTAGAAACTATATATGCTTTAAAAGAGGAAGGCTTAATTGTAACTGAAGTTTTGGTGGTAATTGATAGGGAACAGGGTGGAAGGAAAAACctagaaaataaaggaatcaAAATGCGAAGTCTTTATGATGTAACTTTATTAATGGATTGCTTGTTAGATTATGGCAAAGTTACACCAGAAATTGTAAAAGATGTagcaaattatttaaaatcgtgTCAAGCACCAATTCCTTCTTTATCag TGAATATAGTGAACGAAAGATTGAACACACCATTTAGTATACGTGCAAATCAAACCAAAAACGCAGTGGCTTCTAAATTGTTTCAATTAATGGAGACAAAACAATCTACTTTATGTTTGGCAGCTGAtttgacaaaaataaattctattttagAATTGGTCGAACTTGCTGGACCACATAtcgtgattttaaaaatacatgTAGATATCAtagaagatttttcttttgattttttgaaACGTCTAAAGGAATTAGCAAAGCAACACGAATTTCTGATTATGGAAGACAGAAAATTTGCAGACATTGGTAATACAGTCTTATTACAGTATAAAAACGGAATATACAAAATAGCAGAGTGGGCTGATATTATTACAGTACATCCAATTGCTGGACCTGCTATTATAGATGGCTTGCAAAGTGCCTTAAATGGTATTATTGAACCACGTGGTATTTTTATGGTTGCTGAAATGTCTGCAAAAAATGCTTTAACTACTGGAGATTATGTACAAAGGGCAGTGTCAATTTCTAAAGAATCTGACATGGTAATTGGTCTAGTATGTCAATCAGATATTATTCCAAACTTAGGAATGCTTCAATTAACACCTGGTGTTAAGTTACACAACAATTGTGATAACTTAGGTCAACAATACAACACACCTGAATCAGTTGTTAATTCGGGTGCTGATATAGTCGTTGTTGGTAGGGGAATTATTGAAGCAACGGATCAATTAGGTGCTATATTAGAGTACAAACAACAGCTTTGGATAGCTTATAAGAAAAGATTATTGAGATAA
- the LOC124426336 gene encoding ankyrin repeat and LEM domain-containing protein 2 homolog isoform X1 — MYNIINNHLTDKNNKISQMDNEHLKNHNLTNGTGFHAVYIPHENNELLDNNTKDNLHIYTNKAEALRVIKEHKTGRLKTFKSYIDAEEYATTGHEQTYNCTNNSVNVGVPVIEEKSSNFKGPKTQDLICFKKLIESGDLDAVKDTIWGNPRYLISSGDTPAILQEGCRYNALHIAAKAGWADICELILNTVGDTEFMHLFYGEEGNKSYVDRADVMLDLYLNTPDKGLNETPLHFAVKFGFRDVVKVFVSYSQCIKTLTNKFGQAPVDMICKRKCQGNELLIKEIRMLLEEQYYVPVLRADDKTMQPTIGEPFSPTSPLNFNNDPISPCVKVRAFAGPMTKSQAVEFRKKWKTPPRRCITPIKKDIQEINILNSSNENLTLRLQDTEKGLERIGRNLAEEYKVSWKEYWNFLNDFADFHCVDGLAKLEKYLEQRFIKQSYYCDKKATIDKSNIDSKPDFCDEFDRLCLKLKSISLFNKSDENDNDENVMNLSGITNLSDDSQNKFSIENNDEFFTPPSTPPLIHSDSEDDMYTAEEGCTLFIENDIPTRIDYAVYNAVSPSIDPDTYPNIYRWRHEMQLIMKRDRHSFNVVNTIRRKLLMSP; from the exons atgtataatataataaataatcatctgactgataaaaacaataaaatatcacaAATGGATAATGAACATCTTAAGAATCATAACCTCACAAATGGAACTGGTTTTCATGCTGTATATATACCTCATGAGAACAATGAATTGTTAGACAATAATACAAAAg ataatcTTCATATTTATACAAACAAAGCTGAAGCTTTAAGAGTAATAAAGGAACATAAAACAGGACGTCTGAAAACATTTAAGTCTTATATTGATGCTGAAGAATATGCAACAACTGGACATGAACAAACGTACAATTGTACTAATAATTCTGTTAATGTAGGAGTCCCTGTgattgaagaaaaatcaaGTAACTTTAAAGGTCCTAAAACTCAAGATCTtatatgttttaaaaaattgatagaaaGTGGAGATTTAGATGCAGTAAAAGATACAATTTGGGGAAATCCTAGATATTTAATTAGCAGTGGAGATACACCTGCAATTTTACAA GAAGGTTGTCGATATAATGCACTACATATAGCAGCGAAAGCTGGTTGGGCTGATATATGTGAATTGATATTAAACACTGTAGGAGATACAGAATTCATGCATTTATTTTATGgtgaagaaggaaataaaagctATGTGGATCGTGCTGACGTTATGTTAGATTTGTATTTAAATACACCTGACAAAGGATTAAATGAGACACCCTTACACTTTGCAGTTAAATTTGGTTTTCGAGATGTAGTTaaagtttttgtttcttactcACAATGTATTAAAACTTTGACTAATAAATTTGGCCAAGCACCTGTTGAT ATGATATGTAAGCGAAAGTGCCAAGGAAATGAATtgctaataaaagaaatacgtaTGCTATTAGAGGAACAGTATTATGTTCCAGTATTGAGAGCTGATGATAAAACAATGCAGCCAACCATTGGTGAACCATTTTCTCCAACAAGCCCTTTG aattttaataacgatccTATTAGTCCATGTGTTAAGGTACGTGCATTTGCTGGACCTATGACAAAGTCACAAGCAGTAGAATTtaggaaaaaatggaaaacacCACCACGTCGTTGTATTACtcctattaaaaaagatattcaagaaattaatattttaaattcttcCAATGAAAATTTGACTTTAAGACTTCAGGATACAGAAAAAGGACTTGAACGAATTGGACG AAATCTTGCTGAAGAATATAAAGTATCTTGGAAAGAATATTGGAATTTCTTGAATGATTTTGCTGATTTTCATTGTGTTGATGGTTTGGcaaaattggaaaaatatttggAACAAAGATTTATTAAGCAATCATATTACTGTGATAAG aaaGCAACAATTGATAAATCCAATATAGATTCAAAACCAGACTTCTGTGATGAGTTTGATAGACTATGTCtcaaattaaaatcgatttcgTTATTCAATAAATCCGATgaaaatgataacgatgaaa aTGTAATGAATCTATCAGGAATCACAAATTTATCCGACGATTCACAAAATAAATTTAGCATAgaaaataatg ATGAATTTTTTACTCCACCATCTACTCCACCATTGATACATTCTGATTCGGAAGATGATATGTATACTGCAGAAGAAGGCTGTACATTGTTTATTGAAAA TGACATACCAACAAGAATTGATTATGCTGTATACAATGCTGTTTCACCTTCTATTGATCCTGATACATATCCAAACATTTATCGTTGGCGACATGAAATGCAACTCATTATGAAACGTGATAGGCACag tTTCAACGTAGTAAATACgattagaagaaaattattaatgagtCCATAA
- the LOC124426336 gene encoding ankyrin repeat and LEM domain-containing protein 2 homolog isoform X2, whose amino-acid sequence MYNIINNHLTDKNNKISQMDNEHLKNHNLTNGTGFHAVYIPHENNELLDNNTKDNLHIYTNKAEALRVIKEHKTGRLKTFKSYIDAEEYATTGHEQTYNCTNNSVNVGVPVIEEKSSNFKGPKTQDLICFKKLIESGDLDAVKDTIWGNPRYLISSGDTPAILQEGCRYNALHIAAKAGWADICELILNTVGDTEFMHLFYGEEGNKSYVDRADVMLDLYLNTPDKGLNETPLHFAVKFGFRDVVKVFVSYSQCIKTLTNKFGQAPVDMICKRKCQGNELLIKEIRMLLEEQYYVPVLRADDKTMQPTIGEPFSPTSPLNFNNDPISPCVKVRAFAGPMTKSQAVEFRKKWKTPPRRCITPIKKDIQEINILNSSNENLTLRLQDTEKGLERIGRNLAEEYKVSWKEYWNFLNDFADFHCVDGLAKLEKYLEQRFIKQSYYCDKKATIDKSNIDSKPDFCDEFDRLCLKLKSISLFNKSDENDNDENEFFTPPSTPPLIHSDSEDDMYTAEEGCTLFIENDIPTRIDYAVYNAVSPSIDPDTYPNIYRWRHEMQLIMKRDRHSFNVVNTIRRKLLMSP is encoded by the exons atgtataatataataaataatcatctgactgataaaaacaataaaatatcacaAATGGATAATGAACATCTTAAGAATCATAACCTCACAAATGGAACTGGTTTTCATGCTGTATATATACCTCATGAGAACAATGAATTGTTAGACAATAATACAAAAg ataatcTTCATATTTATACAAACAAAGCTGAAGCTTTAAGAGTAATAAAGGAACATAAAACAGGACGTCTGAAAACATTTAAGTCTTATATTGATGCTGAAGAATATGCAACAACTGGACATGAACAAACGTACAATTGTACTAATAATTCTGTTAATGTAGGAGTCCCTGTgattgaagaaaaatcaaGTAACTTTAAAGGTCCTAAAACTCAAGATCTtatatgttttaaaaaattgatagaaaGTGGAGATTTAGATGCAGTAAAAGATACAATTTGGGGAAATCCTAGATATTTAATTAGCAGTGGAGATACACCTGCAATTTTACAA GAAGGTTGTCGATATAATGCACTACATATAGCAGCGAAAGCTGGTTGGGCTGATATATGTGAATTGATATTAAACACTGTAGGAGATACAGAATTCATGCATTTATTTTATGgtgaagaaggaaataaaagctATGTGGATCGTGCTGACGTTATGTTAGATTTGTATTTAAATACACCTGACAAAGGATTAAATGAGACACCCTTACACTTTGCAGTTAAATTTGGTTTTCGAGATGTAGTTaaagtttttgtttcttactcACAATGTATTAAAACTTTGACTAATAAATTTGGCCAAGCACCTGTTGAT ATGATATGTAAGCGAAAGTGCCAAGGAAATGAATtgctaataaaagaaatacgtaTGCTATTAGAGGAACAGTATTATGTTCCAGTATTGAGAGCTGATGATAAAACAATGCAGCCAACCATTGGTGAACCATTTTCTCCAACAAGCCCTTTG aattttaataacgatccTATTAGTCCATGTGTTAAGGTACGTGCATTTGCTGGACCTATGACAAAGTCACAAGCAGTAGAATTtaggaaaaaatggaaaacacCACCACGTCGTTGTATTACtcctattaaaaaagatattcaagaaattaatattttaaattcttcCAATGAAAATTTGACTTTAAGACTTCAGGATACAGAAAAAGGACTTGAACGAATTGGACG AAATCTTGCTGAAGAATATAAAGTATCTTGGAAAGAATATTGGAATTTCTTGAATGATTTTGCTGATTTTCATTGTGTTGATGGTTTGGcaaaattggaaaaatatttggAACAAAGATTTATTAAGCAATCATATTACTGTGATAAG aaaGCAACAATTGATAAATCCAATATAGATTCAAAACCAGACTTCTGTGATGAGTTTGATAGACTATGTCtcaaattaaaatcgatttcgTTATTCAATAAATCCGATgaaaatgataacgatgaaa ATGAATTTTTTACTCCACCATCTACTCCACCATTGATACATTCTGATTCGGAAGATGATATGTATACTGCAGAAGAAGGCTGTACATTGTTTATTGAAAA TGACATACCAACAAGAATTGATTATGCTGTATACAATGCTGTTTCACCTTCTATTGATCCTGATACATATCCAAACATTTATCGTTGGCGACATGAAATGCAACTCATTATGAAACGTGATAGGCACag tTTCAACGTAGTAAATACgattagaagaaaattattaatgagtCCATAA